The DNA region CAGCCTCAACAATCTGTCGCTGATGGCGCTGACGATCGCGACCGGCTTCGTGGTCGACGACGCCATCGTCGTGATCGAGAACATCTCGCGCTACATCGAGGAGGGCGAATCGCCGCTCGAGGCGGCGCTGCGCGGCTCCGAGCAGATCGGCTTCACCATCATCTCGCTGACGGTGTCGCTGATCGCGGTGCTGATCCCGCTGTTGTTCATGGGCGACGTCGTCGGCCGCCTGTTCCGCGAATTCGCCATCACGCTGTCGGTCACGATCCTGATCTCCGCCGTGGTGTCGCTGACGCTGGTGCCGATGGCCTGCGCGAAACTCCTGAAGCCGGAGAGCATGACGCGCGAGAACACTTTCCAACGGCTCAGCCGGGAAGGCTTCGACGCCGTCATCGCGATCTACGGCCGGATGCTCAACTGGGTGCTCGACCGCCAGACCATGGTGCTGCTGGTCGCGCTCGCAACATTTGGGCTGACGGCGCTGCTCTACGTCGTCATTCCCAAGGGCTTCTTTCCGGTGCAGGACACCGGCGTGATCCAGGCGATCTCGGAGGCGCCGCAATCGGTGTCCTATGCGGCGATGGCCGAGCGGCAGCAGCGGCTCGCCAGCGCGATCCTCAGGGATCCCGACGTCGAGAGCCTGTCGTCCTTCATCGGCGTCGACGGCACCAACACCACGCTCAACAGCGGCCGCATCCTGATCAACCTGAAGCCGCATGAGCAGCGCAAGGCCGGCGTCTCGACGGTGATGGACCGGATCAAGGCGAGCACCGCTGATCTGACCGGCATCACGCTCTACATGCAGCCGGTCCAGGACCTCACCATCGAAGGCACGGTGAGCCGGACGCAGTATCAGTTCATCCTGCAGGACGCCGATCCGAACGAGCTTGCGGAATGGACGCCGAAGCTGGTCGACAAGCTCAGGGAATTGCCGGAGCTCAGCGACGTCACCAGCGACATCTCCGCGCAGGGACTTTCGGTGTTCGTCGACATCGACCGCGACCAGGCCGCGCGCTTCGGCATCACGCCGGCGACGATCGACAATGCGCTGTACGATTCCTACGGCCAGCGCATCGTCTCCACCGTCTTCACCAATTCGAACCAGTACCGCGTCATCCTCGAGGCCGATCCGTCGCTGCAGAACTCGCTGGACTCGCTGTCGTCGATCTATCTGCCGTCATCGGTGGGCTCGACGCCGGTGCCGCTGTCCGTCATGGCCAGGATGCGGGTCGAGACCGCGCCGCTGCAGGTCTCGCATCTCGGCCAGTTTCCGTCGGCAACCGTCTCGTTCAACCTGGCGCCGGGCGCCTCGCTCGGCGGCGCGGTGACCGCGATCAAGCAGGCGCAGGCCGAAATCAACCAGCCGCTCGGCATGATCACGAGCTTCCAGGGCGCGGCACTGGCGTTCCAGTCCTCGCTCTCCAACCAGCTGTTCCTGATCCTGGCCGCGATCATCACGGTCTATATCGTGCTGGGCGTGCTCTATGAGAGCTTTATCCATCCGCTGACGATCCTGTCGACGCTGCCTTCCGCCGGCATCGGCGCATTGCTGGCGCTTATGATGGCAGGCCAGGACCTCACCATCATCGCGATCATCGGCATCATCCTCCTGATCGGCATCGTGAAGAAGAATGCGATCATGATGATCGACTTTGCGCTCGACGCCGAGCGCAACGAGGGCAAGCCGCCGCGGGAGGCGATCTACCAGGCCTGCCTGTTGCGGTTCCGGCCGATCATCATGACGACGATGGCCGCTGTCCTCGGCGCACTGCCGCTGATGCTCGGCAGCGGCGCCGGCTCCGAGCTCCGGCATCCGCTCGGCATCTCGATCGTCGGCGGCCTCTTG from Bradyrhizobium sp. B124 includes:
- a CDS encoding MdtB/MuxB family multidrug efflux RND transporter permease subunit translates to MNPSRPFILRPVATTLMMIAIMLSGMLAFRFLPVAALPEVDYPTIQVQTFYPGASPDVMTSSVTAPLEVQFGQMPNLNQMSSVSSAGSSVITLQFGLSISLDVAEQEVQAAINAAGNLLPSDLPAPPIYAKVNPADAPILTLGLTSKTMPLTQVQDFVDTRLAQKISQLPGVGLVSISGGQRPAVRIQADTRKLAAYGLNIDDLRTTLGNANVNTPKGNFDGAMRAYTINANDQIRNASDYRSLIIAYKNGSPVRLSDVGNVVDGAQNDKLGAWMNETQAIILNIQRQPGANVISVVQGIKDLLPQLQATLPAAIGLNILTDRTVTIRASVRDVEYELALAVILVVLVIFVFLRSTRATLIPSLSVPLSLVGTLGAMYLFGFSLNNLSLMALTIATGFVVDDAIVVIENISRYIEEGESPLEAALRGSEQIGFTIISLTVSLIAVLIPLLFMGDVVGRLFREFAITLSVTILISAVVSLTLVPMACAKLLKPESMTRENTFQRLSREGFDAVIAIYGRMLNWVLDRQTMVLLVALATFGLTALLYVVIPKGFFPVQDTGVIQAISEAPQSVSYAAMAERQQRLASAILRDPDVESLSSFIGVDGTNTTLNSGRILINLKPHEQRKAGVSTVMDRIKASTADLTGITLYMQPVQDLTIEGTVSRTQYQFILQDADPNELAEWTPKLVDKLRELPELSDVTSDISAQGLSVFVDIDRDQAARFGITPATIDNALYDSYGQRIVSTVFTNSNQYRVILEADPSLQNSLDSLSSIYLPSSVGSTPVPLSVMARMRVETAPLQVSHLGQFPSATVSFNLAPGASLGGAVTAIKQAQAEINQPLGMITSFQGAALAFQSSLSNQLFLILAAIITVYIVLGVLYESFIHPLTILSTLPSAGIGALLALMMAGQDLTIIAIIGIILLIGIVKKNAIMMIDFALDAERNEGKPPREAIYQACLLRFRPIIMTTMAAVLGALPLMLGSGAGSELRHPLGISIVGGLLVSQMLTLFTTPVIYLWFDRLALRFAGRADEVGEASGSR